In Helianthus annuus cultivar XRQ/B chromosome 9, HanXRQr2.0-SUNRISE, whole genome shotgun sequence, the following are encoded in one genomic region:
- the LOC110875349 gene encoding protein FAR1-RELATED SEQUENCE 5-like — translation MENDDQGFQTYQPVGKLQLSPNSGKKTYLPEVDESLKPRDKMTFATVNNAFLFYQKYAMASGFTARKSSQYTHQGVIKSKWFVCSKEGTKPFKTIDTSKKIDTSNHGSKRKSVRRVPSIRTGCKARMCIKLMPSNLYEVSSFIEAHNHFFVAEEDRHLLPSNRGMNHMQEQAVNALSALNIGPVKAFNIMRTLYGGFDKVGATKNDFKNFKRDLNRYISEFDADMMIKRLLRKKEYMPNFSMEYITDENGVLRGLFWADEDAKRNFSVFGDVVSFDATYRRNKYNMMFVPFTGIDNHNRNVTLGAAIIGNETAETYSWLLNVFRQAFGRAPPVIVTDQDPAMKKAIEDTWPESRHRLCMWHIMDKLSAKVGASVCNNTDFKKRLCAIVWTDSIIPDKFESEWATIMNDFNLVDHEWLQSIYQIRDTWIPAYYREEVMSGLMRTSSRSESENHFFGQFCNRGCTLVEFLGHFDSAIEAQRHEHRKNDHDTRNTNAEIFDEEFVLEDQASRIFTRTIFFDQQLEIQHGTHRCAIGKWEDIGDFVNFFVKDWEQPCTTFFEVMMREADMTVYCTCKRFEQFGLLCSHIFCVLRMLDIREFPQRYILRRWTREAVPNSTPGAILGINETEDRYNEVNRVVREITYSTESVINQLVTNFDALCSFRDHVVNYFKTADEFVVNAPPKSRRDRFAEITGNTKPSEATVRVPIGTRFKGMGKPKRMKSKREIAVSQLGKKSRQCQNCFRYGHNRRTCKNPTRTKEQAMAEDDGEGADEGDEEEDEWEEVEEDMDEQDEDALDGEDGEEE, via the exons ATGGAGAACGACGATCAAG GATTTCAAACCTATCAGCCGGTTGGGAAACTACAACTGTCACCAAACTCCGGTAAGAAGACTTATTTACCGGAGGTAGATGAATCGCTTAAGCCGAGGGATAAGATGACCTTTGCCACAGTGAACAACGCATTCCTCTTTTATCAGAAGTATGCAATGGCTTCAGGCTTCACTGCCAGGAAGTCTTCTCAATACACACATCAGGGTGTTATAAAATCAAAATGGTTTGTTTGCTCAAAGGAGGGGACTAAACCTTTTAAAACGATCGATACATCTAAAAAGATTGACACCTCAAATCACGGCTCAAAGAGGAAATCTGTTCGACGTGTTCCTTCTATAAGGACTGGGTGCAAAGCACGTATGTGTATAAAGTTAATGCCTTCGAATCTATATGAGGTATCTTCTTTCATTGAGGCACATAATCATTTTTTTGTTGCTGAGGAAGATAGGCATCTACTTCCCTCTAACCGAGGTATGAACCATATGCAAGAGCAAGCCGTTAACGCGTTGAGTGCCTTGAACATTGGCCCTGTGAAAGCGTTTAATATCATGAGGACATTGTATGGTGGGTTTGACAAGGTTGGGGCAACCAAAAACGATTTTAAAAATTTCAAGCGAGACCTGAACAGGTATATATCGGAGTTTGATGCTGATATGATGATTAAACGGCTTTTGAGGAAGAAAGAGTACATGCCTAACTTTTCAATGGAGTATATAACAGACGAGAATGGAGTTTTAAGGGGTTTGTTTTGGGCAGATGAAGATGCCAAAAGGAATTTTTCTGTGTTTGGTGATGTTGTTTCATTTGATGCCACATATCGTCGTAACAA GTACAACATGATGTTTGTTCCATTTACCGGCATCGATAATCACAATCGCAATGTTACTCTTGGTGCCGCAATAATAGGGAACGAAACTGCTGAAACTTATAGTTGGTTGCTAAATGTGTTTCGTCAAGCATTTGGCCGTGCCCCTCCGGTGATTGTCACAGATCAAGACCCAGCCATGAAGAAGGCTATCGAAGATACATGGCCCGAGAGTAGACATAGGCTATGCATGTGGCACATCATGGACAAGCTTTCTGCTAAG GTTGGTGCTTCAGTCTGCAATAATACAGATTTCAAAAAGAGGCTGTGTGCCATTGTGTGGACCGATTCAATTATACCAGATAAGTTTGAAAGTGAGTGGGCTACCATAATGAACGATTTTAACTTGGTTGATCATGAGTGGCTGCAGTCAATTTACCAAATCAGGGATACTTGGATACCAGCTTATTATCGTGAGGAGGTCATGTCCGGGCTTATGCGTACCTCTTCTCGTTCCGAGAGCGAGAACCATTTCTTTGGACAGTTCTGTAACCGGGGTTGCACACTTGTCGAATTTCTCGGGCATTTTGATTCTGCTATTGAAGCTCAGAGACATGAGCACAGGAAGAATGACCATGACACCAGAAATACCAACGCTGAAATATTTGATGAAGAATTTGTTTTGGAGGATCAAGCGTCCAGGATATTCACACGCACTATATTTTTTGACCAGCAGTTGGAGATACAACACGGTACACACAGATGTGCTATCGGAAAGTGGGAAGACATTGGTGATTTCGTTAACTTTTTTGTGAAGGACTGGGAACAACCATGCACTACTTTCTTCGAG GTTATGATGCGGGAGGCCGACATGACTGTGTATTGTACATGCAAAAGATTTGAACAGTTTGGGTTGTTGTGCTCACACATCTTTTGTGTGCTAAGGATGCTTGACATTAGGGAGTTTCCACAACGCTATATATTACGACGTTGGACTCGGGAGGCTGTTCCAAATAGTACCCCTGGTGCTATTCTAGGTATCAATGAGACTGAGGATCGTTATAATGAAGTTAACCGTGTTGTACGTGAGATCACATATTCTACAGAGTCGGTTATTAATCAGCTTGTCACCAACTTTGATGCGCTATGCTCGTTCAGGGATCATGTTGTTAATTATTTCAAAACTGCTGATGAGTTTGTCGTCAATGCTCCACCTAAGAGCCGTCGTGATAGGTTTGCAGAAATTACTGGTAACACAAAACCATCAGAAGCAACCGTTCGTGTTCCCATTGGAACAAGATTCAAAGGTATGGGTAAGCCTAAACGGATGAAGTCCAAACGTGAAATTGCAGTAAGTCAGTTGGGTAAAAAGAGCCGTCAATGTCAAAACTGTTTTAGATACGGTCATAATAGACGTACTTGCAAAAACCCTACCCGGACTAAAGAACAAGCTATGGCCGAGGATGACGGTGAAGGAGCTGATGAAGGTGACGAGGAGGAAGATGAATGGGAGGAAGTTGAAGAAGATATGGATGAACAAGATGAGGATGCATTAGACGGGGAGGATGGGGAAGAGGAGTAG